The following are encoded together in the Thunnus albacares chromosome 7, fThuAlb1.1, whole genome shotgun sequence genome:
- the LOC122986254 gene encoding cocaine esterase-like, whose translation MPVMKFQDYQTLFFLLSVLFMHVAADLHAPEVHTKLGSLRGEYVSVKGKETGVHAYLGVPFAKPPIGPVLRLAAPQPVEGWEGVRDATQQPPMCIQHKQLTIDLLDKNGGMSVVLPDISEDCLYLNIYTPANKAHDAKLPVMVWIHGGGFVLGSASIYDGSALAAYQDVVVVLIQYRLGLLGFLSTGDEHISGNFGLLDQVEALRWIQQHIHNFGGDPTSVTIFGESAGGVSVSLLLLSPLSDGLFHQAIAESGTAAMDLIMINDPLPITQVVANISGCSIESMEKIADCMRNLDIDTIVTIGQDETQRFSVTVDGHFLTKPVDELFHKHELLTVPFMTGVNNDEVGWLLAEFFAPPNWTEGMDREQVVNMLSIFYSDPKYAIIRDLMVDEYIGTGEDRVKNRKRFTEMLGDTLFTIPAIKAANAHRDAGAPVYLYEYQHPPKFLQAKRPSFVGCDHGDELFTVLGFCFTTTHVKLADACPEEEEQLSRTMMSYWGNFARTGSPNGDGLVHWPKYGVDEEYLAIGITEQVIGQHLKKDRFVFLTQTLPEKIQQHMEKMEHSEL comes from the exons ATGCCAGTCATGAAGTTTCAGGATTATCAAACTCTTTTCTTTCTATTGTCTGTTTTATTCATGCATGTTGCTGCAGACCTTCATG CACCTGAAGTCCACACAAAGCTTGGGAGCCTGAGAGGTGAGTATGTGAGTGTAAAGGGGAAAGAGACTGGGGTCCATGCCTACCTGGGTGTCCCATTTGCCAAGCCACCCATAGGCCCTGTTCTGAGACTGGCTGCACCTCAGCCTGTAGAGGGATGGGAAGGAGTGAGAGACGCCACCCAGCAGCCACCCAT gtGTATTCAACATAAGCAGCTTACTATAGATCTGCTTGATAAAAACGGTGGCATGTCAGTAGTTCTCCCAGATATTTCAGAAGACTGCCTTTACCTCAACATTTACACTCCTGCAAACAAAGCTCATGATGCCAAGCTCCCA GTCATGGTTTGGATCCACGGTGGAGGGTTTGTTTTAGGATCAGCTTCAATATATGATGGCTCGGCCTTGGCTGCTTACCAGGATGTGGTTGTGGTTCTGATCCAATACCGCTTGGGACTTTTGGGCTTTCTTAG CACGGGAGATGAGCACATATCAGGGAACTTTGGCCTGCTGGACCAGGTAGAAGCCCTGAGGTGGATCCAGCAGCACATTCACAACTTTGGAGGAGACCCTACTTCAGTTACCATATTTGGGGAGTCTGCAGGTGGAGTGAGCGTGTCCCTCCTG CTTCTCTCACCATTGTCTGATGGCCTGTTCCACCAAGCCATTGCTGAGAGTGGCACTGCTGCAATGGATTTAATCATGATAAATGATCCTCTACCAATAACACAG GTAGTAGCGAATATATCTGGATGTAGCATTGAAAGCATGGAGAAGATTGCTGATTGTATGAGAAACCTCGATATTGATACTATTGTGACTATTGGGCAG GATGAAACACAAAGATTTTCTGTGACTGTTGATGGACACTTCCTGACAAAACCCGTGGATGAGCTGTTCCATAAACATGAACTTCTCACTGTACCGTTCATGACTGGTGTTAATAATGATGAAGTGGGCTGGTTACTTGCTGAA TTCTTTGCTCCTCCAAACTGGACTGAGGGAATGGATCGGGAGCAAGTTGTGAACATGCTGTCCATCTTTTACTCTGAT CCCAAATATGCAATCATCAGAGATCTGATGGTAGATGAATATATTGGAACTGGTGAAGATCGtgtgaaaaatagaaaaaggtTTACTGAGATGCTTGGAGACACATTGTTCACCATTCCAGCCATTAAAGCTGCAAATGCCCACAGAG ATGCAGGCGCCCCTGTATACCTGTATGAGTACCAGCATCCTCCCAAATTTCTGCAGGCAAAAAGGCCAAGCTTTGTTGGGTGTGACCATGGAGACGAACTCTTTACAGTATTAGGATTCTGCTTCACTACCACTCATGTTAAATTAGCAG ATGCATGCCCAGAAGAGGAGGAACAGTTAAGCAGAACCATGATGAGCTACTGGGGCAACTTTGCTCGCACAGG gtctcCTAATGGGGACGGCCTTGTCCACTGGCCTAAGTATGGAGTAGATGAAGAATACCTGGCAATTGGTATAACAGAGCAGGTAATTGGTCAGCACCTGAAGAAGGATCGCTTTGTCTTCCTGACTCAGACTCTCCCAGAGAAGAtccaacaacatatggagaagATGGAGCACAGCGAGCTGTAG